One Drosophila virilis strain 15010-1051.87 chromosome 5, Dvir_AGI_RSII-ME, whole genome shotgun sequence DNA window includes the following coding sequences:
- the LOC6625326 gene encoding F-box only protein 39 yields the protein MSAISARRKSSGQLEVMQKAGWKIDENEKACYIDIEEDDDEANEKLDESQRVYSRWSELPNLVLEDIFAYLTPKERYYASLVCRQWYSAFYLPTVWNNFVVDDRTLTRPKYNYYSGWQYCLDHMRTQNCLARIGRHLRGIEFRPWHSFNNIYQFMTMLSWSMDKGQEQNPQPELVGMGRRIRSLVYHFPCNMSQPNDPEGIKLFGTGGQLLKGLKELLLRLTDLHTLKLVDFVLERFEANHLLDEVVCSCCTKMRILNLVNVTTMHCPIMHVGLFLNLRVLTISPQNIDDDVLSLLADTKLRHLHLLQNRYTPNHLSISACGVKAWRSLKATNPRLKVHLRVENLVDGDVVLQPEAPVHSITYWAPQARIRTDLLLRMVDHYKNTLAVYGHELLPRFSSPKPFHNRIDSLLLLMCRQCIYLNTLVIREKVSTSTLLLLARTAKNLQQLHVRRFAVILRCDWPRHPEWSDEFYLWLKRNSRSYEAVEREISQILGYNWNLLSDREFKQLTLNVKAGA from the exons ATGTCCGCAATCAGCGCTAGGCGCAAGAGTAGCGGCCAGTTGGAGGTTATGCAAAAAGCTGGCTGGAAGATCGATGAGAATGAGAAAG CCtgctatatagatatagaagaGGATGATGACGAGGCGAATGAAAAACTGGATGAATCTCAGCGCGTGTATTCCAGATGGTCCGAACTGCCCAATCTGGTGCTGGAGGATATCTTTGCCTATCTCACGCCCAAGGAACGCTACTATGCCAGTCTG GTTTGCCGGCAATGGTATAGCGCTTTCTATTTGCCCACCGTTTGGAATAATTTTGTGGTCGATGATCGCACTTTGACGCGGCCCAAGTACAATTATTACTCCGGCTGGCAATATTGTTTGGATCATATGCGTACACAGAACTGTCTGGCGCGCATCGGTAGACACCTGAGAGGCATCGAGTTTCGACCCTGGCATAGCTTCAATAACATCTATCAGTTTATGACGATGTTGTCTTGGAGCATGGATAAG GGTCAGGAACAGAATCCACAACCCGAATTGGTGGGCATGGGTCGTCGCATACGCTCCTTGGTCTATCATTTTCCCTGCAATATGTCGCAACCCAATGATCCCGAAGGCATCAAGCTCTTTGGCACCGGCGGCCAGCTGTTGAAGGGTCTCAAGGAGCTGCTGCTACGTCTCACCGATCTGCACACGCTGAAGCTGGTTGATTTTGTGCTGGAACGCTTCGAGGCAAATCATTTGCTGGACGAAGTCGTTTGCAGTTGCTGCACAAAAATGCGCATCCTTAATCTGGTGAATGTGACCACAATGCATTGTCCCATTATGCATGTGGGTCTGTTTCTCAATTTGCGG GTGCTCACAATTTCGCCACAAAACATAGATGATGATGTATTATCCCTATTGGCGGACACCAAGCTGcgtcatttgcatttgctgcaaaACCGATACACGCCCAACCATCTGAGCATCAGCGCCTGCGGCGTCAAGGCCTGGCGCAGTCTTAAGGCCACCAATCCGCGTCTGAAAGTTCATCTGCGCGTTGAGAATCTGGTGGATGGGGATGTGGTGCTACAGCCGGAGGCACCAGTGCACAGCATCACCTATTGGGCACCACAGGCGCGCATACGAACCGATCTGCTGCTGCGCATGGTGGATCACTACAAGAACACCTTGGCCGTCTACGGTCATGAGCTGTTGCCGCGCTTCAGTAGCCCAAAACCATTTCACAATCGCATTGACagtctgctgttgctgatgtgcCGTCAATGCATCTATCTGAACACGCTG GTCATACGCGAAAAAGTGTCCACTTCAACTTTGCTCCTGCTGGCACGCACCGCAAAGaatctgcagcagctgcacgtGCGGCGCTTTGCTGTCATCTTGAGATGCGACTGGCCCCGTCATCCGGAGTGGAGCGATGAGTTTTATTTGTGGCTGAAGCGCAACTCCCGTTCCTATGAGGCGGTCGAACGTGAAATCTCACAGATATTGGGCTATAACTGGAATTTACTCAGCGATCGCGAATTCAAGCAGCTGACGCTGAATGTTAAGGCGGGCGCGTAA
- the LOC6625324 gene encoding leucine-rich repeat and death domain-containing protein 1, with translation MNKTILHWSYLNFKDVPMDLFLYEDLEEVYLKENYISVIPKWLLNITTLKFIHLAGNNLSELPADIYMLENLEFLDVSNNELTELPKTLGLLLRLQQLNVSGNQLTELPMELNTLRNLEHLNIAKNQFRRLPLQLSECVRLNELNVSDNEALLHLPERIANLPMLQSLAADRCALVYLPAALSKFMNQVRIFHNTCVNYIPMIYERFYQNFFDNRQKVTPISISKKGLFWVRELESQKRLLLPVGTRNVFRVPSPENRVTLYDDCLHALQTLNRHLPVYENAALHRLLPEPYMSAHINNGPIARCTTTNCSRCLYTTYYFMVVKRRGSASKQLFTCNFCTHNCALQWLSSNAKKYYQLDWKVSDDDDDDDEDVVGDHDDNNGDND, from the exons ATGAATAAAACCATACTGCACTGGagctatttaaattttaaagatGTGCCCATGGACTTGTTTCTGTATGAGGATCTCGAAGAGGTCTATTTAAAAGAGAACTACATATCCGTAATACCCAAATGGCTGCTCAATATTACCACACTCAAGTTTATACACCTAGCTGGCAATAATCTCAGTGAGTTGCCAGCGGATATTTATATGCTGGAGAATCTCGAGTTTTTGGATGTGTCCAACAATGAGCTCACAGAGCTGCCCAAAACATTGGGTCTGCTGCTGCGCCTACAGCAGCTGAATGTGAGTGGCAATCAGCTGACCGAGCTACCTATGG AGCTGAATACCTTGCGCAATTTGGAGCATCTAAATATTGCCAAAAATCAATTTCGACGCCTGCCCCTGCAGCTCAGCGAATGCGTGCGCCTCAACGAGCTGAACGTGAGCGACAACGAGGCGCTGCTGCATCTGCCCGAGCGAATTGCCAATCTACCCATGCTGCAGTCGCTAGCCGCTGATC GCTGCGCTCTTGTTTATCTGCCGGCTGCGCTCTCCAAGTTCATGAACCAGGTGCGCATCTTTCACAACACCTGCGTCAACTATATACCCATGATCTATGAACGTTTCTATCAGAATTTCTTTGATAATAGACAAAAAGTGACGCCCAT TTCCATTTCCAAGAAGGGTCTCTTCTGGGTGCGTGAACTGGAGTCCCAGAAacgcctgctgctgcccgtGGGCACACGCAATGTCTTTCGCGTGCCCTCGCCCGAGAATCGGGTCACACTCTACGATGATTGTTTGCATGCGCTACAAACGCTGAATCGACACCTGCCCGTCTATGAAAATGCTGCACTGCATCGCCTCCTGCCCGAGCCCTATATGAGTGCACACATCAACAATGGACCCATTGCTCGCTGCACGACTACCAACTGCTCGAGATGCCTCTATACAACCTACTACTTTATGGTCGTCAAGCG ACGCGGCAGTGCCTCCAAGCAGCTTTTCACTTGTAACTTCTGTACACATAACTGCGCATTGCAATGGCTTTCCAGCAATGCGAAAAAATATTATCAGCTAGACTGGAAAGTTTccgatgatgacgacgatgatgatgaagatgtTGTTGGTGATCATGATGATAATAATGGTGATAATGATTAG
- the LOC6625323 gene encoding uncharacterized protein isoform X2, which yields MDSNLTAWRQHRRQKRFLIYQDGGVIKMVTGTAFPVDFQEKNAWRQLVWLMNYHYQFSEPTKPIYWWNLWNGRDLKGPLKLTKDQEEQAQANVEQQQQVDEPQQLLYEFAEEYMNQRGQDGKACLKRAICENGQVHEHNGLYAQLLHRLLRPHRSLATPYLDAYRMGKHGVDCRQAYPTAAYCLLDDYVHVHERGLTQSFV from the exons ATGGACTCAAATCTGACTGCTTGGCGTCAACATCGCAGGCAGAAGCGTTTTTTGATCTATCAGGATGGTGGCGTTATTAAG ATGGTAACTGGCACCGCATTTCCAGTGGACTTCCAGGAGAAGAATGCCTGGCGCCAGCTGGTCTGGCTAATGAACTATCACTATCAATTCTCGGAGCCAACTAAGCCCATATATTGGTGGAATCTGTGGAATGGACGTGATCTTAAAGGACCACTGAAACTAACCAAAGATCAAGAAGAGCAGGCACAAGCTAatgtggagcagcagcagcaagtggaTGAGCCGCAGCAGTTGCTGTATGAGTTTGCGGAGGAGTACATGAATCAACGTGGCCAAGATGGCAAAGCTTGCCTGAAGCGTGCGATATGCGAGAATGGTCAGGTGCATGAGCACAATGGACTCTatgcgcagctgctgcacagaCTGCTCCG ACCCCATAGATCTCTGGCTACGCCCTATCTGGATGCTTATAGAATGGGCAAACATGGCGTTGATTGCCGCCAAGCATATCCCACAGCTGCTTACTGTCTGCTGGATGATTATGTGCATGTCCACGAACGTGGCCTGACGCAGAGCTTTGTCTAA
- the LOC6625323 gene encoding uncharacterized protein isoform X1, translating to MKSIALITLLFLALEAVHAMDSNLTAWRQHRRQKRFLIYQDGGVIKMVTGTAFPVDFQEKNAWRQLVWLMNYHYQFSEPTKPIYWWNLWNGRDLKGPLKLTKDQEEQAQANVEQQQQVDEPQQLLYEFAEEYMNQRGQDGKACLKRAICENGQVHEHNGLYAQLLHRLLRPHRSLATPYLDAYRMGKHGVDCRQAYPTAAYCLLDDYVHVHERGLTQSFV from the exons ATGAAGTCAAT TGCGCTGATCACATTGCTGTTCCTGGCGCTGGAAGCTGTGCATGCAATGGACTCAAATCTGACTGCTTGGCGTCAACATCGCAGGCAGAAGCGTTTTTTGATCTATCAGGATGGTGGCGTTATTAAG ATGGTAACTGGCACCGCATTTCCAGTGGACTTCCAGGAGAAGAATGCCTGGCGCCAGCTGGTCTGGCTAATGAACTATCACTATCAATTCTCGGAGCCAACTAAGCCCATATATTGGTGGAATCTGTGGAATGGACGTGATCTTAAAGGACCACTGAAACTAACCAAAGATCAAGAAGAGCAGGCACAAGCTAatgtggagcagcagcagcaagtggaTGAGCCGCAGCAGTTGCTGTATGAGTTTGCGGAGGAGTACATGAATCAACGTGGCCAAGATGGCAAAGCTTGCCTGAAGCGTGCGATATGCGAGAATGGTCAGGTGCATGAGCACAATGGACTCTatgcgcagctgctgcacagaCTGCTCCG ACCCCATAGATCTCTGGCTACGCCCTATCTGGATGCTTATAGAATGGGCAAACATGGCGTTGATTGCCGCCAAGCATATCCCACAGCTGCTTACTGTCTGCTGGATGATTATGTGCATGTCCACGAACGTGGCCTGACGCAGAGCTTTGTCTAA
- the Efhc1.2 gene encoding EF-hand domain-containing family member C2 isoform X1: MLRLPGMPLLPGAQFYDYSKQRHPRRQTLMHYQGIHMLSDRREPELVEPNGPLVDPNCPPAHAELNAPWAAKMTTKLPPWLAYDKQVLCFNAYFKEPLTEVYHAPYQVRKVKIYFYLEDGTMQITEPKVENSGIPQGCLVHRQRIPKAPPNEHEFLSIFDLNVDTNVQIFDRNYHISGCDIFTRQFLSRAGISVPMALMEPNDPTTELRKRSAVKPTPRPETSALPKRHAFAQFLEFDRRVLKFQGYWNDRSDFGDIRRLDICYYLADDTIDIKEKFPRNSGREGTSTFLKRAKLPKDFTGLALPGQQTSVTLLNVLGTNMRDVRYVTDPLNTGQKQIAYYTDEDLKIGAVLKVFGRHVVLTSCDQFTQHYYREKYGIQDFTPQPVPDRSEERDSNATQARRLPPYNGWGSYEDSEGNCITVEPKAPQADFKKLMKYDGCILRFGAKLMSSIRENCERSFVMSYYLADDTIQIYEIPRRNSGFMGGEFLKRARVPLPGQEKFSSARPEYYRANDFYIGAKLSFKDHNFHIVSADEFTLLYMEQHANEFPVADIRSIMQKIREAVRPQYKQFVLRCQPNADLRDGTTISFETLKSTLLAFLSKEALLNHEIVTVCRFFSAEQMPPPSCDRNHVRAAAQLELKRALWNNVDEIVEHLSHINPTGKPYITEAQVRSTLRGCRLPFSLELVEDILQVLKHNEQGEIEMRDVLGFFDMSGDQVPDIAPINIAFELCPKLPFLHKGRLVDFNWFLHYLGLEEELVRDNH, translated from the exons ATGCTGCGATTGCCGGGaatgccgctgctgccagGTGCGCAGTTCTATGAC TACAGCAAGCAGCGTCATCCGCGGCGTCAAACATTAATGCACTATCAGGGCATACACATGCTCTCGGATCGCCGTGAGCCGGAGCTGGTCGAGCCCAACGGACCTCTGGTGGATCCCAACTGTCCGCCAGCGCATGCCGAGCTGAATGCACCGTGGGCGGCCAAGATGACGACCAAGCTGCCACCTTGGCTGGCCTACGACAAGCAGGTGCTCTGCTTTAATGCGTACTTTAAGGAGCCGCTGACCGAGGTATATCATGCGCCCTATCAGGTGCGTAAGGTGAAAATCTACTTCTATCTGGAGGACGGAACCATGCAAATCACGGAACCCAAGGTGGAGAATTCGGGCATACCGCAAGGCTGTCTTGTGCATCGACAGCGCATACCGAAAGCGCCACCCAACGAACACGAGTTTCTATCCATTTTCGATCTCAACGTGGACACCAATGTGCAGATTTTCGATCGGAACTATCACATCAGTGGCTGCGACATTTTCACCAGACAGTTTCTCAGTCGCGCCGGCATATCGGTGCCGATGGCACTAATGGAGCCCAA TGATCCCACTACAGAACTGCGCAAACGTTCCGCTGTGAAGCCAACGCCTCGACCGGAGACGAGCGCCTTGCCCAAACGGCATGCATTTGCACAGTTTCTGGAGTTTGATCGGCGTGTGCTCAAATTTCAGGGCTACTGGAACGATCGTTCGGATTTTGGTGATATACGTCGACTGGACATATGTTATTATCTGGCCGATGATACCATAGACATTAAGGAGAAGTTTCCACGCAATTCGGGCCGCGAGGGAACCAGCACATTTCTCAAACGCGCCAAGCTCCCGAAGGATTTCACGGGCTTGGCGCTGCCGGGTCAGCAAACCTCCGTCACCTTGTTGAATGTGCTGGGCACCAATATGCGTGATGTACGCTACGTGACAGATCCCTTGAATACTGGCCAGAAGCAGATTGCATACTACACGGACGAGGACTTGAAAATTGGCGCCGTGTTGAAGGTCTTTGGACGCCATGTGGTGCTGACCAGCTGTGATCAGTTCACGCAGCACTATTACAGAGAAAAG TATGGGATTCAAGACTTTACACCGCAACCCGTGCCGGATCGCAGCGAAGAGCGTGACTCTAATGCAACTCAGGCTCGCCGTTTGCCGCCCTACAATGGCTGGGGCAGCTATGAGGACTCGGAGGGCAATTGCATTACAGTGGAGCCCAAGGCACCGCAGGCGGACTTCAAGAAGCTCATGAAATATGATGGCTGCATTTTGCGCTTTGGTGCCAAGCTGATGTCCAGCATACGGGAGAACTGCGAGCGCAGCTTTGTGATGAGTTATTATCTAGCGGATGATACCATCCAAATCTATGAGATACCACGACGCAATTCGGGCTTTATGGGCGGCGAGTTCCTGAAGCGTGCACGCGTGCCGCTGCCTGGCCAGGAGAAGTTCAGCTCAGCCAGACCGGAATACTATCGCGCCAACGACTTTTATATAGGTGCCAAATTAAGCTTCAAGGATCACAACTTTCACATCGTTTCAGCCGATGAGTTTACGCTGCTCTACATGGAACAGCATGCCAATGAG TTTCCTGTGGCGGACATACGCTCAATTATGCAGAAGATTCGAGAGGCAGTTCGTCCGCAGTACAAACAATTTGTACTGCGCTGCCAGCCGAATGCAGATCTGCGCGATGGCACCACCATTAGCTTTGAAACGTTGAAATCCACGTTGCTCGCTTTTCTCTCAAAGGAAGCACTGCTCAACCATGAGATCGTCACGGTTTGTCGGTTTTTCTCCGCAGAGCAAATGCCGCCACCCAGCTGCGATAGGAATCATGTGCGCGCCGCCGCACAGCTCGAGCTGAAGCGCGCACTGTGGAACAATGTGGATGAAATTGTTGAGCATTTAAGTCACATCAATCCAACAGGCAAGCCATACATTACAGAGGCACAAGTCAGATCCACGCTGCGCGGCTGTCGGCTGCCTTTTAGTCTGGAGCTGGTGGAGGATATACTGCAGGTACTGAAGCACAATGAACAGGGCGAAATTGAGATGCGCGATGTTCTGGGTTTCTTCGATATGAGCGGCGATCAGGTGCCCGACATAGCACCAATTAACATTGCCTTCGAGCTGTGTCCAAAACTGCCCTTTCTGCACAAGGGTCGCCTGGTTGACTTTAATTGGTTTCTGCATTATCTGGGACTGGAGGAAGAGCTGGTGCGCGACAATCATTGA
- the Efhc1.2 gene encoding EF-hand domain-containing family member C2 isoform X2, with protein sequence MTKQRHPRRQTLMHYQGIHMLSDRREPELVEPNGPLVDPNCPPAHAELNAPWAAKMTTKLPPWLAYDKQVLCFNAYFKEPLTEVYHAPYQVRKVKIYFYLEDGTMQITEPKVENSGIPQGCLVHRQRIPKAPPNEHEFLSIFDLNVDTNVQIFDRNYHISGCDIFTRQFLSRAGISVPMALMEPNDPTTELRKRSAVKPTPRPETSALPKRHAFAQFLEFDRRVLKFQGYWNDRSDFGDIRRLDICYYLADDTIDIKEKFPRNSGREGTSTFLKRAKLPKDFTGLALPGQQTSVTLLNVLGTNMRDVRYVTDPLNTGQKQIAYYTDEDLKIGAVLKVFGRHVVLTSCDQFTQHYYREKYGIQDFTPQPVPDRSEERDSNATQARRLPPYNGWGSYEDSEGNCITVEPKAPQADFKKLMKYDGCILRFGAKLMSSIRENCERSFVMSYYLADDTIQIYEIPRRNSGFMGGEFLKRARVPLPGQEKFSSARPEYYRANDFYIGAKLSFKDHNFHIVSADEFTLLYMEQHANEFPVADIRSIMQKIREAVRPQYKQFVLRCQPNADLRDGTTISFETLKSTLLAFLSKEALLNHEIVTVCRFFSAEQMPPPSCDRNHVRAAAQLELKRALWNNVDEIVEHLSHINPTGKPYITEAQVRSTLRGCRLPFSLELVEDILQVLKHNEQGEIEMRDVLGFFDMSGDQVPDIAPINIAFELCPKLPFLHKGRLVDFNWFLHYLGLEEELVRDNH encoded by the exons ATGAC CAAGCAGCGTCATCCGCGGCGTCAAACATTAATGCACTATCAGGGCATACACATGCTCTCGGATCGCCGTGAGCCGGAGCTGGTCGAGCCCAACGGACCTCTGGTGGATCCCAACTGTCCGCCAGCGCATGCCGAGCTGAATGCACCGTGGGCGGCCAAGATGACGACCAAGCTGCCACCTTGGCTGGCCTACGACAAGCAGGTGCTCTGCTTTAATGCGTACTTTAAGGAGCCGCTGACCGAGGTATATCATGCGCCCTATCAGGTGCGTAAGGTGAAAATCTACTTCTATCTGGAGGACGGAACCATGCAAATCACGGAACCCAAGGTGGAGAATTCGGGCATACCGCAAGGCTGTCTTGTGCATCGACAGCGCATACCGAAAGCGCCACCCAACGAACACGAGTTTCTATCCATTTTCGATCTCAACGTGGACACCAATGTGCAGATTTTCGATCGGAACTATCACATCAGTGGCTGCGACATTTTCACCAGACAGTTTCTCAGTCGCGCCGGCATATCGGTGCCGATGGCACTAATGGAGCCCAA TGATCCCACTACAGAACTGCGCAAACGTTCCGCTGTGAAGCCAACGCCTCGACCGGAGACGAGCGCCTTGCCCAAACGGCATGCATTTGCACAGTTTCTGGAGTTTGATCGGCGTGTGCTCAAATTTCAGGGCTACTGGAACGATCGTTCGGATTTTGGTGATATACGTCGACTGGACATATGTTATTATCTGGCCGATGATACCATAGACATTAAGGAGAAGTTTCCACGCAATTCGGGCCGCGAGGGAACCAGCACATTTCTCAAACGCGCCAAGCTCCCGAAGGATTTCACGGGCTTGGCGCTGCCGGGTCAGCAAACCTCCGTCACCTTGTTGAATGTGCTGGGCACCAATATGCGTGATGTACGCTACGTGACAGATCCCTTGAATACTGGCCAGAAGCAGATTGCATACTACACGGACGAGGACTTGAAAATTGGCGCCGTGTTGAAGGTCTTTGGACGCCATGTGGTGCTGACCAGCTGTGATCAGTTCACGCAGCACTATTACAGAGAAAAG TATGGGATTCAAGACTTTACACCGCAACCCGTGCCGGATCGCAGCGAAGAGCGTGACTCTAATGCAACTCAGGCTCGCCGTTTGCCGCCCTACAATGGCTGGGGCAGCTATGAGGACTCGGAGGGCAATTGCATTACAGTGGAGCCCAAGGCACCGCAGGCGGACTTCAAGAAGCTCATGAAATATGATGGCTGCATTTTGCGCTTTGGTGCCAAGCTGATGTCCAGCATACGGGAGAACTGCGAGCGCAGCTTTGTGATGAGTTATTATCTAGCGGATGATACCATCCAAATCTATGAGATACCACGACGCAATTCGGGCTTTATGGGCGGCGAGTTCCTGAAGCGTGCACGCGTGCCGCTGCCTGGCCAGGAGAAGTTCAGCTCAGCCAGACCGGAATACTATCGCGCCAACGACTTTTATATAGGTGCCAAATTAAGCTTCAAGGATCACAACTTTCACATCGTTTCAGCCGATGAGTTTACGCTGCTCTACATGGAACAGCATGCCAATGAG TTTCCTGTGGCGGACATACGCTCAATTATGCAGAAGATTCGAGAGGCAGTTCGTCCGCAGTACAAACAATTTGTACTGCGCTGCCAGCCGAATGCAGATCTGCGCGATGGCACCACCATTAGCTTTGAAACGTTGAAATCCACGTTGCTCGCTTTTCTCTCAAAGGAAGCACTGCTCAACCATGAGATCGTCACGGTTTGTCGGTTTTTCTCCGCAGAGCAAATGCCGCCACCCAGCTGCGATAGGAATCATGTGCGCGCCGCCGCACAGCTCGAGCTGAAGCGCGCACTGTGGAACAATGTGGATGAAATTGTTGAGCATTTAAGTCACATCAATCCAACAGGCAAGCCATACATTACAGAGGCACAAGTCAGATCCACGCTGCGCGGCTGTCGGCTGCCTTTTAGTCTGGAGCTGGTGGAGGATATACTGCAGGTACTGAAGCACAATGAACAGGGCGAAATTGAGATGCGCGATGTTCTGGGTTTCTTCGATATGAGCGGCGATCAGGTGCCCGACATAGCACCAATTAACATTGCCTTCGAGCTGTGTCCAAAACTGCCCTTTCTGCACAAGGGTCGCCTGGTTGACTTTAATTGGTTTCTGCATTATCTGGGACTGGAGGAAGAGCTGGTGCGCGACAATCATTGA